The following DNA comes from Deinobacterium chartae.
GCCACGTTTAACGCCGCGGTGGAAGCGGACGCGCGGCACTACCGCGCGCTGACCAACCTGGGCAACTTGCTGCTCGAGGGTGGCAACCCGCAGGGGGCCGAGGTGCTCTACCGCAAGGCCCTCGAGATCGAGCCCGGCTACCCGACCGCGCACAACAATCTGGCGGCCGCGCTGCGCAAGCAGAAGAAGGTGCACGAGTCGGTGCGGGCGATCCGCGCCAGCCAGCGGCTGATCAACAAGGAGATGCGCGAGGAGAGCCGCCGTGAACTCAGCGAACGCATCGGAAACGCCCGGGTGGCCGGTTGGCTCTCGAACCCCTACCTGCGCTGGGGCGCACTGGGCGCGGTGCTGTGGCTGGTCTACCGTTTGATGAGCGGCTGATGACGAGCCGGGCTCCCGCGAACGCAACGCTGCCCGAGGCGGTGCTGACCGCTGCGGGAGTGCGCGCCCTGGACGCCCGCCTCGAGGCGGCGGGTCTGCTGCGCCTCACCATGGAAAACGCCGGACGCGCGGTGGCCGAGCGGGTGCGGGCGCTGCGCCCGCACGCCCGGGTGCTCATACTGGTGGGACGCGGCGCCAACGGCGGCGACGCGCTGGTGGCCGCCCGTCACCTGCACGCCGCCGGGCAGGCGGTGCGGGTGCTGGCCCTCGGCCTCGAGGAGACGGGTCTGGCCGGGGAGATGCTGCGCGCCTGGCGCGCGATGGGCGAGGTGGACCTCCTGACCCCCCAGGCCCTCGAGGCGGCCCTCGCGCAGCGCTGCGACCTGGTGCTCGACGGCCTGCTGGGTACCGGTTTTCGTCCGCCGCTGCGCCCCGAGCTGAGCGCGATCACCGCGCGCCTGAACGCCGCAGACCTCGAGGTGTTCGCCATCGATTTGCCCAGCGGGTTGCAGGCCGACTTGCCGCAGGTTCCCGAGGGCGCGCTGCGGGCTGCGCGCACGTTTACGCTGGGCGGGCCCAAGCCCGCGCTGCTGTTCTCGCCGGCCCGCGAGTGCGCGGGCGAGTGGGAGGCGCTGCCGCTGGCCGTGCCGCAGGGGTGGGTGCTCGAGCACGCCCGGGCCCGGCGTCTGACCCCCGCGCACGCGGCCGCGCTGCTACCGCAGCGCGCGGCGGACGCTCACAAGGGTACGGCGGGTGAGGTATGGGTCATCGGGGGATCAGAGGGCATGAGCGGCGCTCCGGCCATGGCCGCCCACGCGGCCCTACGCACCGGCTCGGGTCTGCTGCGCATGATTGGCACCGGCGAGCCGCGCCCGATCGATCCCGAGGTGATCACCGCGCGCCTGCCGGACTGGGCGGACCTCGAGGCCTACCGCGCAGACCGCCGTCCGGACGCCCTGGCCCTGGGCATGGGGCTGGGCGGGCAGGCCGCCCGGGTTGCGGCGCGGGTTCTGGCGTGGGCGCGGCCGACCGTGGTGGACGCCGACGCCCTGACCCCCGAACTGCGCGGCCTGGGCCACCCGGGAGTGGTGTGGACGCCGCACCCGGCCGAGGCCGCGCGCATGCTCGCGTGCCCTACCCACGCGGTGCTGGCCGACCCGCTCGAGGCCGCCGAGTGCATCCGCGCGGCATACGGCGGAACGGTGGTGCTCAAGGGCGGCCCGACCGTGGTGGCGGCCGAGGACGGCACCTGGGTCAATCCGACCGGCAACCCGGGCATGGCGAGCGCGGGTATGGGCGACACCCTGGCGGGGGTGATCGCCTCGCTGGCCGGACAGGGCCTCGAGGCGGCGGTGGCTGCGCGGCTGGGCGTGTACCTGCACGGCCTGAGCGCGGACTTGCTGCAACCCGAGCGCGGCTACGGCCTGCAGGCGACCGAGGTGGGCTGTGGCATTCCCCGGGCTTGGCGTGCACTGCGCGAGTGGGTAGACTGGGCTGGTCAAGAGGAGAGGAAACGGTGCAAGGACAGCTGAAGGACATGCCTCTAAGCAGCGTGCTCGAGTTGATACACCTGAGCCGTAAGAGCGGGGTCATGCGTATCAAAGCTGACCTGCCCCTGAGCCTGACCATCCGTTCCGGCGAGGTGGTCGCTGGCCATGTGCTCGACTGGCAGGGTTTCGAGGCGATCCAGACCTTGGACCCCAGCCCCGAGAGCGGTGAGTTCCGCTTTGATCCCGAGTCCGAGGACGAGGTGCAGTTCCAGATGGGCTTCACGCACTTCCTGACCGAATGGGCCCGGCTGTACGACGAGTGGACTGCGGTATGCGAGGTGATCGGCAGTCCCAGCCAGGCCTTCGCTTCGTTGGTGAGTGCCCCATCGCCCTACGCCCTGTTCGGCGACGGCAAATCGGTGCGCGCCCTGGCCCGCAGCCAGAACCTGCCGACGCTGACCGTGGCCCAGACGGCCCGTGAGGGCCTGCGCAGCGGCAAGCTGCGCAGGGTAGAACGCTACGCCTGGCTGGGCCTGCGTATCCGGCACCCGCTGGCTCCCACCCAGGCTGTCCCCCCGACCAACCCCAACCAGACGCAACCGCTGTCCCCTCCGGGGTTGGGACTGGTACGGCGCGGGCGCTTTATCGCGCCGCCCGCTACCCCACGCGACCCCCTCGAGGAGATTCCGCGCTTTCTCGATGGCGGGCGTAACCTCAACGATCTCCTGATTCTGGGCTTTACCGTGCCGCAACTGCGCAGTTACCTGATCGGTGCGATCCAGAGCGGCGAACTGCGTTTTGACGGGGCCGGCTGGGTGCTGCGCGACTTGCTGTGGGAGCAGGCTTACGCGGGCGGCTAGCGTGTCAGCCTGTACAGTTTGAGTTTGCAGGGGCGCCCGCGCCAGCGCAATGGGCCCTGAAACACGCCCAGCGGACGCAGGCCCAGCTTCTCGAGGACCCGCTGCGACGCGCTGTTTTCCAGCATGGTCCAGGCCTCGACCTGCCGCAGCCCCAGCACCTCGAGGCCGTAACGCAGCACCGCACCTGCCGCCTCGGTCGCCAGCCCCTGTCCCCAGCCTGCCCGGACAAACTCGTAGCTCAGCTGCGCGCAGGCGGTCTCGGTATTCCACGACAGCAGGGCGCAGCATCCCACCATTTCACCTTGCAGGGTCACGGCCCAGCGCAGGCCGTCCCCGACCGAAAGGCTGCGCGCGTAGTTACGGTACAGCCGCGCAGCGTCTTGCGCGCTGCGTACCGGGTACATCGCCAGGTGCCGCAGCACTTCCGGGTCACCGTAAATCGCCCGCAACCCGCTCTGATCGTCAGGCTCAAAAGGTCGCAGGATCAGGCGCCCGGTGGTCAGCACCGGGACGGCCGCAGGAAGTTCGGCGCGGGCAGGCATCCTTCTTAGCCTAAACGAAGGTTCTTCGAGAAGTGCCGGGCAGCTTGGGGCGGTCATTTTACGCTTTGTTGACGTTGGAGTCTTAAAACGGGGCGCGGAGGTCAAAATGAAGCGTCTGTTGTCCCTGGGGCTCTTGGGTGCCCTGTTTCTTGCTGCCTGTGCGTCCTCTCCGGTTGCCGCTCCCGAAGCGGGGAAGCTGGAGGGCCTCGCCCTTACGCCGCGTCCCTTGGGCAGCCCGGACGTGGTGGTGCTGGCCGTTTCGGGCCGGTGCGGCGTTCCCTGCTCGGAGGCTCCGGAAGCCAACGAAAACTACCTCGAGCCGCGCGGTACGGTTGCGGCCCTGGCGGATACCTACCGCGCCATGGGCCTGAACGTTCAGACCTATGCCTATTCCGCGCACCTGACCACCCACTACTCGAGCAAGTCCGGGCGGACCGAGCAGGGATTCTTGCAGATGGAAGCGCGCCTCAAGCAGGTCGTGGCCGACTGGGTGACCGGACGCTCGAATCCTGCGCGTATCGTGCTGCTGGGCCATTCGCACGGCACCAACTGGACCCATAATCTGGTGCGCGCCCATCCTGCGGTCCGCTTCGATACCGTCATCGATCTGGACGGGATCTGTTACCTGTGGGAGGACGACAACAGTTCCTACTTCGCCCGTTATTACGCGCAGATCGGCTATAACCCCTGGCCGACCGACCTTGCCCGCAGCTGCGACGTGGAAACGATCGCCGGCGACCGCTACAGCGCCAAAGACGTCGCCTACCCCAACGTCCGCATCAACCTCGAGGTGCAGAGCAAGCGCATCTTTTCCTGGATGTCCCGCCAGAACATCGCGCCCCGTGGAGAGGTGCTGGTGCCGCAGGGAGACAGCAACTTCGCTTATGACTACACCGACAACCTGCGGCTCGACGGCAGCCGGACCGGAATCTACACGTTCGTGTCCCGCAGCGAGAGCCACAGCCGGGTGTCCGAACCGGACAGCGCCGCCTTGAACTGGGTGCGCGAGCGCGTGCGCGCACTGCGCTGACCCGCCGTTTAGAGCTGTCTGGCCGGGGCGTTTTAGAACGCCCCGCTTACTTGAGGCGTCCGAAGATGACGAAGTTGCTGAACCCCTCGGGTTTGAGCGTGTTGATCTGCGACTGCAGGTCCGGGTACTGCGGCCCCACCTGTAATCCCATCCATACCGGTCTCGGGCTGCGGTTGCGGATCCAGCGCGACAGCAGTTTCAGGTAGGCGTTCGAGCGGCTGTAGGCCATGGGGATGAACACGTCCACCTCGGTCCAGCGCGTCCAGGTCTGCAGCGTCTCGCCCTTGTAAAACGGGAACTCGGGGTTGACCGCCGCCGTCACCAGCCCGCGTCCGCCCGCCTCGCGGTAGGCCCGGCTGATGCCGTTGGCCACCTGGGTGAGCACGTTCTGCCGCCAGGCGTACCACTCCATCACGTAAGGCCTCGCTTCCAGCCCGGTCTGCGCGCTAAAGGCGCGGCGCGCCTGCGGATGGTAGCCGTAATCGCCCCCGGCCGGGTAGCGCAGGTAGTCGAGGTGCAGGCCCACGTTCGGGTAGCGTGTCGCGAGTTCGCGGCCCAGCGCGTACACCTTCAGCCGGGTTTCCTGAAGTCCCGGGTCGGCGAAGCCCATGCCGTGGATGCCCCGGCGGCTCGAGCGGCCCTGCGCGTCGCGGGTCTCGAGGTAAGGAAAGCGGTCCAGCAGGCCGCCGCGTACCCCGTACTGCGCGGGCGGCGCCCAGTACAGCACCTCGAGCCACGCGTGCAGCCGCAGCCCCAGTTGCGCCGCGGCCGCCACGTATTCGCCCAGCAGGTCGCGGTCTCCCAGTTCGGGCCTCGAGGGCGCAATGCTCGAGGGGTACAGCGTGAAGCCGTGGTAGAAGGTCTCGAGGAAGATGTCGGTGTAGCCGACCTCCTTCAGCGACCGCAGCACCTCGAGGGGATTTTCGCGCGCGTTCGGTCGCAGCCAGGCTCCCAGGATGCCGCTGCGGGCATTGGCGGGCAGCAGGGTGGGCGGTTCGGGCGTCTCCAGCGCGCCCGGCGGAAGCGGCTGGTTGGCGGGCGGCAACTGCTCGGCCGGAACCTGCGGGTTGCTGGGCTGCAGATTGCGTTCGGGGCTGGTGGCCGGTGCCGGAACGGTCGGGGCAGCGGTGGGCTGCGTCACGCTCTCGCCGCGCAGGCCGGTGACCGTTCCAAACAGCAGGGTCAAGAAGAACAGC
Coding sequences within:
- a CDS encoding family 10 glycosylhydrolase — encoded protein: MQALLFFLTLLFGTVTGLRGESVTQPTAAPTVPAPATSPERNLQPSNPQVPAEQLPPANQPLPPGALETPEPPTLLPANARSGILGAWLRPNARENPLEVLRSLKEVGYTDIFLETFYHGFTLYPSSIAPSRPELGDRDLLGEYVAAAAQLGLRLHAWLEVLYWAPPAQYGVRGGLLDRFPYLETRDAQGRSSRRGIHGMGFADPGLQETRLKVYALGRELATRYPNVGLHLDYLRYPAGGDYGYHPQARRAFSAQTGLEARPYVMEWYAWRQNVLTQVANGISRAYREAGGRGLVTAAVNPEFPFYKGETLQTWTRWTEVDVFIPMAYSRSNAYLKLLSRWIRNRSPRPVWMGLQVGPQYPDLQSQINTLKPEGFSNFVIFGRLK
- a CDS encoding NAD(P)H-hydrate dehydratase, with the translated sequence MTSRAPANATLPEAVLTAAGVRALDARLEAAGLLRLTMENAGRAVAERVRALRPHARVLILVGRGANGGDALVAARHLHAAGQAVRVLALGLEETGLAGEMLRAWRAMGEVDLLTPQALEAALAQRCDLVLDGLLGTGFRPPLRPELSAITARLNAADLEVFAIDLPSGLQADLPQVPEGALRAARTFTLGGPKPALLFSPARECAGEWEALPLAVPQGWVLEHARARRLTPAHAAALLPQRAADAHKGTAGEVWVIGGSEGMSGAPAMAAHAALRTGSGLLRMIGTGEPRPIDPEVITARLPDWADLEAYRADRRPDALALGMGLGGQAARVAARVLAWARPTVVDADALTPELRGLGHPGVVWTPHPAEAARMLACPTHAVLADPLEAAECIRAAYGGTVVLKGGPTVVAAEDGTWVNPTGNPGMASAGMGDTLAGVIASLAGQGLEAAVAARLGVYLHGLSADLLQPERGYGLQATEVGCGIPRAWRALREWVDWAGQEERKRCKDS
- a CDS encoding DUF4388 domain-containing protein, encoding MPLSSVLELIHLSRKSGVMRIKADLPLSLTIRSGEVVAGHVLDWQGFEAIQTLDPSPESGEFRFDPESEDEVQFQMGFTHFLTEWARLYDEWTAVCEVIGSPSQAFASLVSAPSPYALFGDGKSVRALARSQNLPTLTVAQTAREGLRSGKLRRVERYAWLGLRIRHPLAPTQAVPPTNPNQTQPLSPPGLGLVRRGRFIAPPATPRDPLEEIPRFLDGGRNLNDLLILGFTVPQLRSYLIGAIQSGELRFDGAGWVLRDLLWEQAYAGG
- a CDS encoding GNAT family N-acetyltransferase; its protein translation is MPARAELPAAVPVLTTGRLILRPFEPDDQSGLRAIYGDPEVLRHLAMYPVRSAQDAARLYRNYARSLSVGDGLRWAVTLQGEMVGCCALLSWNTETACAQLSYEFVRAGWGQGLATEAAGAVLRYGLEVLGLRQVEAWTMLENSASQRVLEKLGLRPLGVFQGPLRWRGRPCKLKLYRLTR